The following proteins are encoded in a genomic region of Cryptomeria japonica chromosome 11, Sugi_1.0, whole genome shotgun sequence:
- the LOC131063159 gene encoding NDR1/HIN1-like protein 3, whose product MAAQQNKPATGYPAPGQPSYAMGPGAYNSGYAQPYPAYQARPPGPYSRHNFMFRRILALIITLAVLAGIAILITWLVLRPHRPKFYVENATVSKLNLNADHLNSTMTFNITSRNSNKKIGIYYDAIYAKGFYDRHMIGYNQLEEFYQGHKSTKAILCSLSSNDLLLEGKASNDLTQDLARKSVDMTVRLDAWIRFKVGDWTTRHYTMIVYCDITIDWNGSSGHLARPKRCDVDI is encoded by the coding sequence ATGGCAGCACAGCAGAATAAGCCCGCTACAGGGTACCCTGCACCAGGACAGCCGAGCTACGCCATGGGACCAGGCGCTTACAACTCAGGCTATGCGCAGCCCTACCCGGCTTACCAGGCCCGCCCCCCCGGGCCTTACAGCAGGCACAATTTCATGTTTCGCCGCATTTTGGCCTTGATCATAACCCTGGCAGTCTTGGCGGGCATAGCTATTCTCATTACCTGGCTCGTCCTTCGCCCGCACAGGCCCAAGTTTTATGTCGAGAATGCCACTGTCTCGAAGCTCAATCTGAATGCGGATCACCTGAACAGCACCATGACATTCAACATCACATCTAGGAATTCCAACAAGAAAATCGGGATTTATTATGATGCCATTTATGCTAAGGGGTTTTATGACCGCCATATGATTGGGTACAACCAGCTGGAGGAGTTTTATCAGGGGCATAAGAGTACTAAGGCTATTTTGTGCTCTTTGAGTTCCAATGACTTGCTCTTGGAAGGCAAGGCATCGAACGATTTGACGCAGGATTTGGCCAGGAAGAGCGTTGACATGACTGTAAGGTTGGACGCATGGATTCGATTCAAGGTCGGCGATTGGACTACCAGGCATTATACAATGATTGTATACTGCGATATCACGATTGATTGGAATGGCTCTTCTGGCCACTTGGCTCGCCCTAAAAGGTGTGATGTAGATATATGA